From a single Carassius carassius chromosome 8, fCarCar2.1, whole genome shotgun sequence genomic region:
- the LOC132145235 gene encoding ras-related protein Rab-5A has translation MANRGGATRPNGSNAGNKICQFKLVLLGESAVGKSSLVLRFVKGQFHEFQESTIGAAFLTQTVCLDDTTVKFEIWDTAGQERYHSLAPMYYRGAQAAIVVYDITNEESFARAKNWVKELQRQASPNIVIALSGNKADLANKRAVDFQDAQSYADDNSLLFMETSAKTSMNVNEIFMAIAKRLPKNEPQAAGANSGRSRGVDLTETAQPTKAPCCSN, from the exons ATGGCCAATAGGGGAGGAGCAACACGCCCCAACGGGTCCAACGCGGGCAATAAGATCTGCCAGTTTAAACTGGTCTTGCTAGGAGAATCGGCTGTGGGAAAGTCCAGCCTCGTACTGCGCTTCGTCAAAGGGCAGTTTCATGAGTTTCAGGAAAGCACAATAGGAG CGGCCTTCCTTACACAGACGGTGTGCTTGGATGACACAACGGTAAAGTTTGAGATTTGGGACACAGCCGGACAGGAGCGCTACCACAGTTTGGCCCCCATGTACTATAGAGGTGCCCAGGCTGCCATTGTAGTTTATGACATCACCAATGAG GAGTCGTTTGCAAGAGCAAAGAACTGGGTTAAGGAGCTTCAGAGGCAGGCCAGTCCAAATATCGTCATCGCACTGTCTGGGAACAAAGCTGACCTTGCCAACAAGAGAGCAGTGGACTTCCAG GATGCTCAGTCTTATGCAGACGACAACAGTTTGTTGTTCATGGAGACGTCAGCAAAGACTTCCATGAATGTCAATGAGATCTTCATGGCCATTG CGAAAAGGTTGCCTAAGAATGAGCCCCAAGCCGCCGGAGCCAACAGTGGGCGGAGTAGGGGCGTGGACCTCACAGAGACAGCCCAACCCACTAAGGCCCCCTGCTGCAGCaactaa